ACTATATCGTGCGGCGGAAAATGTATCGGCGCTGCCCGAAATGCAAGAAAAAACAGGGCTTGTCAGATCCTCAGTGTCGGTTCTGTCATTATTGGTTTACCTGCCCGACCTGTGGGCATGCGGTGACGTCGACCAGTATGCTGAGCTGTCCCCGCTGTGCAACGCGCTTGCGTTAGGCGACGAAACGAGGCGTTATGGATGGTTTCTCTCTCGGTATTGTTCTGGTTAATCTGCTGTCGCTGATCGTTGCGGTTCATGCTCTGCTCAACAAACGAGATCCCAGGGCGGCGCTGGCCTGGATCATCGTCTGCCTGACGTTGCCGGTTGTCGGTGTGACGCTCTATTGGCTGATGGGCATGAACCGTATCCGGACGCGGGCGCGTTCCTGGCAACAGCGAGGAGAGGGGATTTTCGTTGCCGAAGAGGATGAAGGCTGCGAAAAGAGTGTTGAACTGCGGGCACCGTTTCACACTCAAAACTATCAATTACAGCGTCACCTGGCTGATGCGGTCACGCGGCGGCCTCTATTGGCCGGCAACCGCGTCACGCCGTTGTATAATGGCGAACAGGCGTATCCGGCGATGCTCAAAGCCATCCGCTCTGCGACGCTTAGCATCAATTTATCCAGCTACATTTTTGATACTCAGTTCTGTGGTCGTGAGTTCGTACAGGCATTGATCGAACGTGCTCAGGCCGGTGTTGATGTGCGGGTGCTGGTGGATGGCCTCGGCGAATGTTATTCCTGGCCACGGGTGCATACCCTGTTCAAACAGACGCCGGTGAAAGTCACTCGTTTCCTGCCGCTGTCTTTGTTCCGTCGTGGCATGCACCTCAATCTGCGTAATCATCGTAAGCTGCTGATTGTCGATGAAGAAGTCGGCTTTGCCGGTGGCATGAATATCAGTCAGCGACATCTGGTGCAGAAAAAGCGTGATGATGCAAGACCGCGGCAACGTGTGGCCGATCTGCATTTCAAAGTGGAAGGACCCGTGGTGCGGCAGATGCTGGAGGTCTTTCAGGAAGACTGGCAGTTTGCCGGTGGGCACCTTTTTAATCTTGGTCCGGCACCTCAGTGTATCCATGGGCCGGACAGCCTGTGTCGTGGCATTAGTGCCGGGCCCAATGAAGATTATGAAAAATTGGTATGGATTGTCGTCGGAGCACTGAATTGCGCCCGAAAACGTGTTTCGATCATGACACCCTACTTTATCCCGGACCGTTCCATGGTCACGGCCATGAACAGTGCCGCACTACGAGGTGTTAATGTCGAGATCGTCCTGCCGGTCACAAATAACCTGCCCTATGTTCATTGGGCCAGTCGTGGTGCCTTCTGGGAGCTCCTTGAATACGGCGTTAAAATTTATTACCAGCCACCGCCTTTTGCTCACAGCAAACTCTTGCTGATGGACGACCATTATGCCCTGATCGGCTCAGCGAATATGGACCCACGCAGCCAACGGTTAAATTTTGAGTTTAATCTCGAAGTGTATGACAAAAGTTTTAATGCCGAAATGCGTCACCATTTCGACAGCACGGTGGCCAAAGCGACCGCCATCAGTCTTGAAGAGATGGATGGACGGCCGTTGTGGAGCAAAATGCGTGATAATTTCTTTCGGCTGTTTACCCCCTTCCTTTAAAACGTCAAATTTTGAAGCGATCAAAAGGCGTTCGAGACGTTAATCCTCCTTGATCAGTGAGTCTTGCTGACGTTGCAGGATCTTATCTCCGGCGGGCGATTCCACCACACTACGTAAAGCCGCGACAACCTGAGCATCGTAGCGCTGAGACAGGTTCTCCAGTTCGGCAATGGCTTCTGAAATACTTCTGCCGGTACGATGTGCCCGCGGCTCGACCATGGCGCAGAAGCTGTTGACAACGCATAACACCCGTGCGGTGAGGAGGATGTTATCGCCTTTGAGCTTCTGCGGGTAGCCGCTGCCATCAATATGTTCATTCATCTGGTAGATGGTTTCCGGCACCGGAAGTTCGAACGGTATGGGTCGCAGAATGCGGGCGGAGTGCTCCACGTGTTTTTCAACCTCGCGACGCTCGTCATCGGTCAGGGGGCGTTGTGCGGAAATAAGGGATTTATCGATAAACATTTTTCCAATTTGAGACAGGTTGGCCGCCATTTCAACGGCAGCAATCTGCTGTTCATTCCCTCCCAGCTGCTTCATGACCTCAATGCTGAATTGCCGTAAGCGGCGGCTGTGACCGGCAAGATAAGTGTCGTTGAGTTCGATGGCGCTGACCAGAGCTTCGACTGTCCGTCGTATCGCCCTTTCGTGGCGTTTTTGACCTTCGACCAGTTCGGTGATGTCGCTCATGACGGTAATGATGCCAGCCAGCTGATCCGATTTTTCCACCAGAGGGACTTTTGAAATCAGCAAATGGGTTGGTTGGGACTGCAGATACAAGGTCTCCTGAATGGTGACCGGCGCAGTGTCAGACATGACTTGCTGGTCGAGTTTTTCGAGCCGTTTGGCGGTATCAAAACCAAAGACGGCGCAATCATCCTGATTGAGAATATCATCAAGCTCGCGACCGAGCGCTTTGACCATGGCCGGATTGGCATATTGATAAAGGCCACGGATATCTTTGAGGCTGATAAATTCATCAATATTGTCATTGATACTGTTGAGCAGTTGCCGCTGGGTTTCAATCTGTTCAGCCAGTGCTTTGAAATATCGGGCGTTTTCACGATTCTTCAGGCCAATTTGCTGGAACCACAGAATGCCGAAACAAAGCGAAAAGATGCCAACCAGCAGAGCTGAAATACTCCATGCTGTACGGGCATGCCGATTGAGGCCAGCACGAGCCGTGGTGTAACCAACCTCTTCAACAACCCACCACGGCAGTCCTTTAAGAGGCGTTGCCAGAGAATACACTTTTTGATTACCCTGCAGAGCGGAGCGTACGCCGAAGGGAAGTTCATTGTCTTCGAGCTGTGGGGAAAGGCCGTTAAGAGCGGCAATCTGCTCGGGCATCCACGGCGTGATCACTGACAGTCCGGAAGCGGTTTGCTGCAACAGATGGATCCGCTCCCCTTGCTCCATCAATGGCGACGCCGAGAGAAGCTGGTTGATCTTCTCTGTGACAACTTTACTTAAAATCAGGACAGCCACAACGGATTGAGTACCATCATCGCTTTCAAGAGAAAACAAAGGTAAAGCCATGTCAAGCACCAGGCCTGCAGAGGTGGCCTGCAAGGCGGAAAATTTTGGACTCGCCGCGTTAAGCACCTGACGGGTCAGTTCTTTTTGTTGCTCACTGAGATGGCTGATGCCACTGTCTGTGGTCAGGTAAGCCTGACCGTTCGGGTGAACCAGTCGCCCGGACAGAAAACCCGCGTAATGGCTGAATTCGACAAAAATATTCTGCAGTTCCGGAAGCTGGGCGCGCAGAGATGACGTTTCATCCTCTGAGGAGAGT
This is a stretch of genomic DNA from uncultured Desulfuromonas sp.. It encodes these proteins:
- a CDS encoding HD domain-containing phosphohydrolase, with the translated sequence MVTTPFFNTPPDNRLLMTRRRTLLLAVFVITAIAIGTIIGSSWSIREKEQEMERSLQQRLSLLAASHVQVIDTWLEGLVSQGDRIVNSDLFRLYATEVDLIENDISALITPDPQLSSEDETSSLRAQLPELQNIFVEFSHYAGFLSGRLVHPNGQAYLTTDSGISHLSEQQKELTRQVLNAASPKFSALQATSAGLVLDMALPLFSLESDDGTQSVVAVLILSKVVTEKINQLLSASPLMEQGERIHLLQQTASGLSVITPWMPEQIAALNGLSPQLEDNELPFGVRSALQGNQKVYSLATPLKGLPWWVVEEVGYTTARAGLNRHARTAWSISALLVGIFSLCFGILWFQQIGLKNRENARYFKALAEQIETQRQLLNSINDNIDEFISLKDIRGLYQYANPAMVKALGRELDDILNQDDCAVFGFDTAKRLEKLDQQVMSDTAPVTIQETLYLQSQPTHLLISKVPLVEKSDQLAGIITVMSDITELVEGQKRHERAIRRTVEALVSAIELNDTYLAGHSRRLRQFSIEVMKQLGGNEQQIAAVEMAANLSQIGKMFIDKSLISAQRPLTDDERREVEKHVEHSARILRPIPFELPVPETIYQMNEHIDGSGYPQKLKGDNILLTARVLCVVNSFCAMVEPRAHRTGRSISEAIAELENLSQRYDAQVVAALRSVVESPAGDKILQRQQDSLIKED
- the cls gene encoding cardiolipin synthase; translation: MDGFSLGIVLVNLLSLIVAVHALLNKRDPRAALAWIIVCLTLPVVGVTLYWLMGMNRIRTRARSWQQRGEGIFVAEEDEGCEKSVELRAPFHTQNYQLQRHLADAVTRRPLLAGNRVTPLYNGEQAYPAMLKAIRSATLSINLSSYIFDTQFCGREFVQALIERAQAGVDVRVLVDGLGECYSWPRVHTLFKQTPVKVTRFLPLSLFRRGMHLNLRNHRKLLIVDEEVGFAGGMNISQRHLVQKKRDDARPRQRVADLHFKVEGPVVRQMLEVFQEDWQFAGGHLFNLGPAPQCIHGPDSLCRGISAGPNEDYEKLVWIVVGALNCARKRVSIMTPYFIPDRSMVTAMNSAALRGVNVEIVLPVTNNLPYVHWASRGAFWELLEYGVKIYYQPPPFAHSKLLLMDDHYALIGSANMDPRSQRLNFEFNLEVYDKSFNAEMRHHFDSTVAKATAISLEEMDGRPLWSKMRDNFFRLFTPFL